The window CGAGTATCGCCTCGAAGGTGACTACTCTTGTCGTTACATTTATAAGGTAAAATCCatccatctctttctccctaCCCTGACGGATGAGTTGACCTGTTTTGTTAATTTCTTGAAGGGTAAGCTTGTTCTGTTTTAAGTCTTTTGGTTCTGTTTTGTAGGATGAATGGGTGATCTGTAGAATATTTAACAAAAgtggaggagagaagaaaaacccattttttaatGCACACAGATATTTGGTAGaacctgctgctgcttcttcttcgtCCCACTCAATTGTATTGCCTCAAGTGTTTGATCAATCTCCTCAATCAACATTAATGGAATATCAATCACAGTCGACCCAAATGAAAAGCCTACAAAACCCTTGTGTAGGAGTAGGAGTAGGAGACGATCTCATCAAACACTTAACAGTCCCAATTAATCAAACTCAATTTTGGGCCATGAATAGCATGCAATCGTCTTTTTCAccaatcaccaccaccacattTAACtccaacaacagcaacaaaaaCCTATCACATTCACAGTCCATACTAATCAAATCATTGCTTTCACACTCACATCATCAAGATGAATGGGCACCGAAAGAAGCTACTGTTCCCAAACAGTGTAAGACAGAGTCCAGCTTTTCCCATTTTCAACCACTACAATCTGGTGCTAAATCCAACTTTCACTGCGGGCAAGGATGGGATATTGAGAttgatcatcatcaacaacaacaaaaagtaTTTCAAGGGAGCTTGAGTTCATCAAACTTGTGtcaacaacaaaaccaaaacccattgtTTTttgagatgatgatgatgatggggaGTGGTGGGGTTTCGGGTTTTACAGGTCACTGTTCATGAGGTGTCAACTTCAGTTGCTTTCAACAGgacaagctctctctctctctctctctcacagatgATTTTAGATCCTCACACCAGAGAGTACTACCTGCACCGTGTGGGCCCTTGCATCATTGATGCCTTTCCTtgtttttctggtttttctttataaattttcttttcctttaattatatatatgtaGGCTTAGCGTATAGGGATATAAATATATATCTAGGGTTAATTTATAGGGATAGATAcgtatgcatatatatatataggtaaaGAATCTGTTTTTCGTGGGTTCCTTCCTTCTACTGCTACTGTAATAAATGTAAAACTGTTGGGTTATTATCCATTATCCATCCGTGTAATGCTTTTGGGGAGATCTCCAGCAGTTATTGTGGAAAGATTTGCTTTGGAttttggcctctctctctctctctctctcactcacacacacacacattttcATGGGATGGGTTAATTGGTTGGATATTCGAAACTGAGAGGGTAAGGGTGGCGAGGGTGAAAGAAGACAGGTGGTGATATGACATGAAGGATGGGATTTGGGGTAATTGTATCATTTGACGTCACCTTATTTATAATCTGTTGACAAGGGGGTTTCCCTGCATACCTCTCCAGCGAGCGCCCACCCCAGGAAGTGCCCAGTGAAAATCCAACGGATACGCACCCAGGCACACATTCCAGCGTGGATCATGCAGCCCAACCGCTAGAGAGGAGCCCGATGCCTTGTGTGTTTTTCTTCCGGCCGTGGTGGGAGCGGTAGGATCCAACCCAGCCATATAGAAGTTGATAAAACCGTATGTGAACTGAATGACGATAACCAAAAAGAAGCTGATAAAACCGAACAAAATGCTAAACGATTCCGATTTTAGATGATATCTATCTAATTCGATTTTGTTTTGATACCCTTACCCTTACGGCTGAGAATCATTAAAGAACCGGACCAATAGCCTAGAACAGGATCATTTGACACCTTAAAAATATAGTATACGAGTATCCTTAAAAATATAGTATACGACCATTGTTCAATTAAATAGAATCGGTATCCATGGATTTTGATTCCAATCGAGCCAGAATCTGTTGGAATCTACCTTGGGTAAAACTGTGTCTGTGTATGTACGTATGATATACATGCCACTGCTTCCTCTTTCCTTATGTATATGATTATTCCCAAATTAGGATTTTGGACAAATAAGTCTCCACTCCTCTACTTTCGCTTGCCCGGTACTATCGTGTGCCCTTACATTCAAGCACGATGAAAAATACCACCTTACACTTGTTCAGGCAAGGCGAATGGATAGGGATAAAGCAGTAGGGGCAGACGAAAGTAGAAGAATCGAATTAATAAGTACGGGAGTGATGGGGCCTAACAAGCTACATTCAATCAATCTATTCGCAAGAATAGGGCTCTTGCCCAATTGCTGTAGGCCAACTGCCAAAGGGATATCATTGAGACAATGATGAACTTCAGGTTGATCAATCTTGGCTGTGTTTGCTTGGATAAAAATGGATagacaacaaaacaaaagaaaatatgtaTACATATATTATAATTGCCCtaaaaggtttaaaaaaaaaatttgtctgGTTGCCAGGTTGCGGTGCACAAATATAAGTGTTGCGTGAAATTATCACCCTGTTTTCTGTAAAATAAATAAGGATTTTAATGTTTTacttacatttttacccttggtcaATACTCGTGGATCAATAGCATATTGATCAGGAATCAAATTCGGTATCAGTCTCTACCTATATCGATACAAATCAGccaatccaataccaattccttgaaccatggcTGGTACAGGGCAATACCaccaagcaacgatctctttcctacaataagtaaaaaaaaaaaaaaaccttgcaaGTATGATGTTAAAGTGTTAGATGGTACGGTTTCagttaaatggtttggtttagCATGTTTGAGGGTAGAATtcaaaaccatttaataaatggtttgggtTACACGGTTCCATTTTAGTCATTGGTTTGAGATAAACAGTTTTATGGGCAAACGATCAGATGTACCCCTCCTCCCACCTCCCACCTCCcacctaagggtgttaaacggtccgatATCAGtttaaatcgtttaattaaaaGGTCTCAAATTGAAAATCACAATCAAATCAGTTATTAAACAATTTCATGGTTTCgatttaaacggttcggtttggtaaacggtttctatttgattttggtacattaatgtacatctaagagtatTAAACGGTTTATTCAATTAAAGGGTCCAAttcgatttaaaccatttaattaaataacctcaattttaaaaccataaccaaaccatttattaagcTATTTATcggtttcaatttgattttgatacccatacccccaccccaaaaaaaaaaaaaaaaaactacaaaggCAATTTCTTGGTTGGACCACTCCAACCCTAAACGAGGTTCAGGCAAATACGGCAGCTGACCAAATAGGTGAAATAGAAGACGGCAAATTTTTATTCCGAGGCcaaagaccaaaccctattTTGAAAGCTTTTCCAATCCCAAgtcccaaaccccaaacccatgaTCTGATCTTGATCATCAAGAGTACCTTGATTCTTGGTTTGTGACCTTCATataaaatcttcttctttttttatttgttcgGACGAGAAGAAAAACTATTCGGCACAAGTATGGTATTTTTTTATGGCTTCCAGACCTTATTCTGTTCTTTTTCATCACCTTCcctttcatctttctttaatAAAGAGTGCTAGTAGTTGTAGATCGATCATTAGATTACTTTGTacctcaaaaataaataaaaaatcatacgattttttcctattttttgggtaaaattaaGATCATTAGATTACTGCATCGGAAATCGAGTATTACAAAACCGCCCTGTACATCCGGCcatttccaattccaattccaggGTGTGGAGACAGGGtttcaaaaataaatgaatCTAATTGGGAATTGATCGAGATCAAATCTGATTTTTGTCGTTCTGAATCGAAATATTCACCTCAATGTCCGCCCCGCCCCAAAAAAATTTCTGCTCTTCCATGCCGATTCTACGGGGTTAATCGGACTGATTCCAACCAATTCCTGATTTTAAAGTCCTGGGTGGGGAGAAAGTTATCTTTAAAGTTTGTTATATCGGCAATCCTCATATGGGCATTGGGCAATGCTTCCGTTTTCTCAACTCTGAAACCATAGTTATTCCAGTCTTCCTAAACATCTGAGTCCACCAAGCAACCCAAATACTTGGCACTCGAAGTCAGAGGCTTCCCCTCTTGTACAATCAAATGTTGGATTTTGGAAAGTAACTCTACTGCACTTATAAATTTCAGGCAAATCCTGGTGCAGGAAAAC is drawn from Telopea speciosissima isolate NSW1024214 ecotype Mountain lineage unplaced genomic scaffold, Tspe_v1 Tspe_v1.0259, whole genome shotgun sequence and contains these coding sequences:
- the LOC122647904 gene encoding protein CUP-SHAPED COTYLEDON 3-like, which codes for MLAMEEILCEVHAEDTNEQGLPPGFRFHPTDEELITFYLASKVLNGSFGGVEIAEVDLNRCEPWELPDVAKMGEREWYFFSLRDRKYPTGLRTNRATEAGYWKATGKDKEVYSASTGALLGMKKTLVFYKGRAPRGEKTKWVMHEYRLEGDYSCRYIYKDEWVICRIFNKSGGEKKNPFFNAHRYLVEPAAASSSSHSIVLPQVFDQSPQSTLMEYQSQSTQMKSLQNPCVGVGVGDDLIKHLTVPINQTQFWAMNSMQSSFSPITTTTFNSNNSNKNLSHSQSILIKSLLSHSHHQDEWAPKEATVPKQCKTESSFSHFQPLQSGAKSNFHCGQGWDIEIDHHQQQQKVFQGSLSSSNLCQQQNQNPLFFEMMMMMGSGGVSGFTGHCS